In Trichocoleus desertorum NBK24, the following are encoded in one genomic region:
- a CDS encoding ATP-binding protein, with protein MMDSQETRELAAQHLRGVSNHHVLQNQSCPAPPLEALLPLELQAPIATTGTLLSPPSKKLVLAQETLPSSMPHVVGNISLFQKLNRILVTATEPEAVLQQMAQALGETFQADCYLAVCWNHEIVPQAFYWWQALEHRVVCDSSVGIAQHPVLQTILHCASSAPKSLCNISDLQAVQSEIGVDWQWDGPPVHALLGSTTQFQGQQNGIVGLIRSQPHDWTDKEITNLNSVLDQVAIAISQFHAQQRIRQQNDRQALVDQLTVAIRNAVELNQILRLATSGAAQALQADRSLILMLKYSDPVVKSRALERSLRVKATVVSEWFKLEEGADPELATLNPSLNEGFWLSECMLCQQAFTNSGNPVVLTNGYESIDTARRVGVAPIFTTHAFPALLMIPLENQGTILGFLVLQHRQPRHWQPEELKLTELVGVQVSTAIIQSQTLRQVQALAEERTVQLQRSLEVQAKLYERTRKQIDQLRQLNQLKDEFLSTMSHELLTPLTSMTLAIRMLRQAELTPERQNKYLDILEQQCNQETNLINDLLALQKLESNQASVYLQKVDLKNLIAELVDAFAEKLASKGLTLATDLPKRSLLLQTDYDSLNRILVELLTNASKYAEPNSVIRLAVEHQAEAQENQTVLTLSNTGSGIAEEELPYIFDKFRRGQGVTQRAVQGTGLGLALVKCLVQHLNGTITVASRPLEEIDRCETSFTLTLPHIFNTANP; from the coding sequence ATGATGGACTCACAGGAAACAAGAGAACTGGCTGCACAGCACTTAAGAGGTGTTTCCAATCATCATGTATTACAAAACCAGTCTTGCCCCGCTCCGCCGCTAGAAGCATTGCTACCCTTAGAATTGCAGGCACCTATTGCGACTACAGGTACTTTGCTATCGCCTCCCTCAAAAAAACTGGTCTTGGCGCAGGAGACCCTGCCTTCATCTATGCCCCATGTTGTAGGCAATATCTCTCTTTTCCAAAAGTTGAACCGTATTTTGGTTACTGCCACTGAACCAGAAGCAGTCTTACAACAAATGGCTCAAGCTTTAGGGGAAACATTTCAGGCTGATTGTTACTTAGCCGTTTGCTGGAATCATGAGATTGTGCCTCAGGCGTTTTATTGGTGGCAAGCTCTAGAGCATAGAGTAGTGTGTGATTCTTCAGTGGGTATTGCCCAGCATCCTGTTCTACAAACTATCCTGCACTGTGCTTCTAGTGCTCCTAAGAGCTTGTGTAATATTTCTGATCTACAAGCTGTTCAATCTGAGATAGGGGTGGATTGGCAGTGGGATGGCCCACCCGTTCATGCGCTTTTAGGTAGTACAACCCAATTTCAAGGGCAGCAGAATGGCATAGTCGGTTTAATCCGTTCGCAGCCTCACGACTGGACAGATAAGGAAATTACAAATCTAAATAGTGTGTTAGATCAAGTCGCGATCGCAATCTCACAATTTCATGCTCAACAGCGAATTCGGCAGCAAAATGATCGGCAAGCTTTAGTGGATCAGCTCACGGTAGCTATCCGTAATGCCGTAGAACTAAATCAAATTCTTAGGTTGGCAACTTCTGGAGCAGCCCAAGCCCTCCAAGCCGATCGCAGTTTGATCTTAATGCTCAAGTATTCTGACCCAGTAGTCAAAAGCCGAGCTTTAGAGCGATCGCTGCGAGTTAAAGCTACAGTTGTCTCCGAATGGTTCAAACTGGAGGAAGGAGCTGATCCGGAGTTAGCCACCTTAAATCCCTCCCTGAACGAAGGATTTTGGTTGTCAGAATGTATGCTTTGTCAGCAAGCATTTACGAACTCTGGCAATCCGGTCGTGCTGACGAACGGGTATGAATCTATCGACACGGCTCGTAGGGTAGGTGTGGCCCCCATTTTTACTACTCATGCCTTCCCAGCTCTTTTGATGATTCCCCTGGAAAATCAAGGAACTATTTTAGGATTCCTAGTTTTGCAGCATCGCCAGCCTCGGCACTGGCAACCAGAGGAACTGAAACTGACAGAGTTGGTTGGGGTTCAAGTTAGCACTGCCATTATTCAGTCGCAAACCTTACGCCAAGTGCAAGCTTTAGCAGAAGAACGTACCGTTCAACTACAGCGAAGTTTAGAAGTTCAAGCCAAGCTCTACGAGAGAACCCGCAAGCAAATTGACCAGCTACGGCAACTGAACCAGCTCAAGGATGAGTTTTTGAGCACTATGAGCCATGAGCTGCTAACGCCTTTAACTAGTATGACTTTAGCAATTCGGATGTTACGTCAAGCAGAGCTAACACCGGAGCGCCAAAATAAGTACCTTGATATCTTAGAGCAGCAATGCAATCAAGAAACAAACTTGATTAATGATTTATTGGCATTGCAAAAACTAGAGTCAAATCAAGCATCTGTTTACCTGCAAAAGGTCGATCTCAAAAATTTGATTGCAGAATTAGTAGATGCTTTTGCGGAGAAGTTAGCGAGTAAAGGCTTGACCTTGGCTACAGATCTACCTAAGCGATCGCTACTTTTGCAAACCGATTACGACAGTCTAAACCGCATCTTAGTGGAACTATTAACTAATGCTAGTAAGTATGCGGAACCCAACAGTGTCATTCGTTTAGCTGTGGAGCACCAGGCTGAAGCACAAGAAAATCAAACAGTTTTAACCTTGTCTAATACAGGATCTGGTATTGCCGAGGAAGAACTACCCTACATTTTTGATAAGTTTCGGCGCGGGCAAGGCGTGACTCAACGAGCCGTTCAAGGAACAGGTTTAGGGCTTGCCCTAGTGAAATGTTTAGTTCAACATTTGAATGGTACGATTACAGTCGCTAGCCGTCCCTTGGAAGAAATAGATCGCTGTGAAACGTCCTTTACCTTGACGTTGCCGCACATTTTTAATACTGCTAATCCTTGA
- a CDS encoding S-methyl-5'-thioadenosine phosphorylase, with the protein MAQAKIGIIGGSGLYKMEALKDIEELQVETPFGPPSDALILGTLEGNRVAFLARHGRSHHLLPSELPFRANIYAMKSLGVEYLISASAVGSLKAEVKPLDMVVPNQFIDRTKNRISTFFGDGIVAHVAFGDPVCLNLAQVLTDAVTSLNLPNVTLHQGGTYVCMEGPAFSTKAESHLYRSWDATVIGMTNLPEAKLAREAEIAYATLALVTDYDCWHPDHDSVTVDMVIANLQRNAVNAQKVIQETVRRLSENPPSSDAHSALKYAILTPLDKVSDAAKSKLDLLLRKYLPK; encoded by the coding sequence ATGGCTCAGGCAAAGATTGGCATCATTGGTGGTAGTGGTCTCTACAAGATGGAGGCACTCAAGGACATAGAAGAGCTACAGGTGGAAACACCCTTTGGCCCCCCCTCAGACGCCTTGATTTTAGGAACTCTAGAAGGCAATCGAGTTGCTTTTTTAGCAAGACATGGTCGCAGTCACCACCTGCTTCCTTCGGAGCTGCCATTTCGGGCTAACATCTATGCCATGAAAAGCTTGGGTGTAGAGTACTTAATCTCAGCTTCTGCGGTGGGTTCTCTGAAAGCAGAAGTTAAACCACTAGATATGGTAGTACCCAATCAATTTATTGACCGCACTAAAAACCGCATTTCTACCTTCTTTGGTGATGGCATCGTCGCTCATGTTGCCTTCGGTGATCCAGTATGCCTAAACCTTGCCCAAGTGCTTACAGATGCGGTCACCAGCCTGAATTTACCTAATGTCACGCTCCATCAAGGCGGCACTTACGTCTGCATGGAAGGACCCGCATTTTCTACCAAGGCTGAATCGCATTTATATCGAAGCTGGGATGCCACAGTCATTGGTATGACCAACCTTCCGGAGGCAAAGCTGGCTAGAGAGGCAGAAATTGCCTATGCAACTCTAGCACTCGTTACGGATTATGACTGCTGGCATCCAGACCACGATAGTGTAACGGTGGACATGGTCATCGCCAACCTACAACGCAATGCCGTCAATGCTCAAAAGGTCATTCAGGAAACGGTTCGTCGTCTCAGTGAAAATCCACCGAGTTCTGATGCCCACTCCGCTTTGAAATATGCCATTCTGACTCCCTTAGACAAGGTTTCGGATGCGGCTAAAAGTAAGCTAGACTTACTACTCCGTAAGTACTTACCTAAATAG
- a CDS encoding ATP-binding protein codes for MTAKQLSSVRQPTPNVIGTVKGPGENGNQYVFITTDNRQVKIGEFVYYEVQLQASGVKAPTTLQILGKIAALRLIDHLPDRIFADTEISPEAIAALVGFAYPNPEIYEVTVEVVGYFDRNLGFMNPRKSPDPGAKVHLASDELLQQVLNKKQPNDIGAAQIGSILLREGEAVPIVLDVKELVSTHMAILAGTGSGKSYTAGVLVEELLRPYNRAAVLIFDPHGEYSTLEQMRGHPAFAADGYSPEVKILRPDSIRIRISSLDYYDILMLLPEMSDRQQSILNKAFNLVKRHKRGEYRWDVQDLIAAVYEADKQTDEEGNEKAGSSAPALEWKLERLERSPYFHAFEHLTPKDLFAPGQVTVLQMNEISQEEQQVICAAVLRQANHARMNTQKELLTPEDENYLPYPVFILIEEAHRFAPAHEPSRCKAVLRTILSEGRKFGLGVGLITQRPGKLDADVLSQCMSQFLMRIVNPVDQESLKYGVEAAGRDLLKELPALTKGQVIISGACVNTPVLCKVRQRLTSHGGETLNAPDMWQKYFQPHRIQEREVEVAPVVGRKRPTTFRGVSID; via the coding sequence ATGACCGCCAAACAACTTTCTTCGGTCAGACAACCCACTCCCAATGTGATTGGAACGGTGAAAGGACCGGGAGAAAACGGAAATCAATACGTGTTCATCACTACAGATAATCGGCAGGTCAAGATTGGTGAGTTTGTCTACTACGAGGTGCAACTACAGGCATCTGGGGTTAAAGCACCAACGACCCTGCAAATTTTGGGTAAAATTGCTGCCTTACGTCTGATCGATCACTTACCAGACCGGATCTTTGCAGACACAGAGATCAGTCCAGAGGCGATCGCGGCCTTGGTGGGCTTTGCCTATCCCAATCCAGAAATTTACGAAGTAACCGTTGAAGTGGTTGGTTACTTTGACCGTAATCTTGGCTTCATGAACCCCCGTAAAAGCCCTGATCCAGGAGCCAAGGTTCATTTGGCAAGTGACGAACTTCTACAACAAGTTCTCAACAAAAAGCAGCCGAATGACATTGGGGCCGCTCAAATTGGATCAATTTTGCTGCGGGAAGGCGAAGCAGTTCCGATTGTGCTGGATGTGAAAGAACTAGTCAGTACGCACATGGCAATCCTGGCGGGCACGGGATCTGGCAAGTCCTATACAGCAGGGGTACTAGTTGAGGAGTTACTACGGCCTTATAATCGAGCTGCGGTGCTGATTTTCGATCCTCACGGTGAATACAGCACGTTAGAGCAAATGCGTGGTCATCCTGCTTTTGCTGCCGATGGCTACTCACCTGAAGTCAAGATTTTACGGCCTGACAGTATTCGGATTCGGATTTCGTCTTTGGATTATTACGATATTTTGATGTTGTTACCAGAGATGAGCGATCGCCAACAGTCAATCCTCAACAAAGCCTTTAATCTGGTGAAACGGCACAAACGCGGAGAGTACCGCTGGGACGTGCAAGATTTGATTGCTGCTGTTTATGAGGCAGACAAGCAAACCGATGAGGAAGGCAACGAGAAAGCGGGTTCTTCAGCCCCGGCGCTGGAGTGGAAGCTGGAGCGGCTGGAGCGATCGCCCTACTTTCATGCTTTTGAACATCTAACCCCTAAAGATTTGTTTGCCCCAGGACAAGTGACTGTCTTGCAGATGAATGAAATTAGTCAAGAAGAGCAACAGGTAATTTGTGCGGCTGTCCTGCGTCAAGCCAATCATGCCCGAATGAACACGCAGAAGGAACTTCTGACCCCTGAGGATGAAAACTACTTGCCTTACCCCGTGTTCATTTTGATTGAGGAAGCCCATCGCTTTGCGCCAGCTCATGAACCGTCTCGTTGCAAGGCCGTGCTGCGAACCATTTTGAGTGAGGGACGCAAGTTTGGCTTAGGCGTAGGACTAATCACGCAACGTCCGGGCAAGCTAGATGCCGATGTGCTGTCTCAATGTATGAGCCAGTTTCTGATGCGGATTGTTAATCCTGTGGATCAGGAAAGTTTGAAGTACGGCGTTGAAGCAGCAGGCCGAGACTTGCTCAAGGAGCTACCTGCTCTGACTAAGGGACAAGTGATTATTTCGGGGGCTTGCGTTAACACGCCCGTACTATGCAAAGTGCGGCAACGTCTCACCTCTCACGGTGGTGAAACTCTGAATGCTCCTGATATGTGGCAAAAGTACTTCCAACCCCATCGAATTCAAGAGCGTGAAGTTGAGGTTGCCCCTGTAGTAGGACGCAAACGCCCAACGACTTTTAGGGGAGTGAGCATCGACTGA
- a CDS encoding ABC transporter permease → MFRFLTKLDYLLRETLLGLRRGGWMNWAAISTVTVLLFLFGISLQTSWQLEGLLGQFGSQLEVSVYLNTGVEATTLEPIVQAIPEVIAVKAISKEEAWMALVKEMGISDITGATQQLNGNPLVDELKVKARTSKGVPTLAEQLRKLQGVEAVQYVDEAVKRIAQLNQGLNWISFTITSVLTLTAIAVITTTIRLIVMARRREIEIMQLVGATTAWIYLPFILQGITFGIAGAAIAWALIKAVQRFLGNLLAQQPDLIQFLAAGVQLSPMKLLLLPFVLVSFGGLVGLMGSLLAVRRFAVR, encoded by the coding sequence GTGTTTCGATTTCTAACGAAGTTGGACTATTTATTGCGTGAGACACTGCTCGGTCTCCGTCGGGGAGGATGGATGAACTGGGCAGCAATCAGTACCGTAACTGTGCTGCTCTTTTTGTTTGGCATTAGCTTACAGACGTCCTGGCAGCTGGAGGGCTTGCTAGGCCAGTTTGGGAGTCAATTAGAGGTGTCGGTTTATCTCAATACAGGGGTGGAAGCAACAACGCTAGAACCGATTGTGCAGGCCATCCCAGAAGTAATTGCTGTGAAGGCAATCTCTAAAGAAGAAGCTTGGATGGCCTTGGTTAAAGAAATGGGGATTTCAGATATTACAGGCGCAACGCAGCAACTGAACGGCAATCCCCTCGTAGATGAACTCAAGGTGAAAGCTCGTACCTCTAAGGGCGTACCAACTTTAGCTGAGCAGTTGAGAAAATTGCAAGGTGTTGAAGCAGTTCAATATGTAGATGAGGCAGTTAAGCGAATTGCTCAGCTTAATCAGGGATTGAACTGGATCAGCTTCACAATCACAAGCGTATTAACACTTACGGCGATCGCAGTGATTACGACCACGATTCGCTTGATTGTGATGGCGAGACGAAGAGAAATTGAGATTATGCAGTTAGTAGGAGCCACCACAGCCTGGATTTATCTTCCTTTCATTCTCCAGGGGATTACGTTTGGCATTGCTGGCGCTGCGATCGCTTGGGCCTTGATTAAGGCGGTTCAGCGCTTTCTAGGAAATCTATTGGCTCAACAACCTGATCTAATTCAGTTTTTAGCGGCTGGCGTTCAACTTAGTCCTATGAAGTTGCTATTACTGCCATTCGTGCTGGTAAGCTTTGGCGGATTAGTCGGCTTGATGGGTAGCTTATTGGCTGTGCGTCGATTCGCTGTGCGCTAG
- a CDS encoding sigma-70 family RNA polymerase sigma factor, with the protein MSQPKLQESDKTRQDYIWCLLSSLLYHLNVVMQTTAANELKSESLQLLREYQKNPSAQLRNQLVKLNLGLVRREAHHWINQCTENYEDLLQVGCIGLIRAIERFDMSKGHAFSSFAIPYIRGEIQHYLRDRGSSIRIPRRWQALQKQAAWTIQNLQTQLNRQPTDAEVAAGLEIAVSEWQEIKLALKNRAPLSLDAPVRDEDEGSASLGELVPDNQYRSFQLAQEDQLRLQQALLQLEHRTREILEFVFLYDLTQKETAERLGISAVTVSRRVKKGLHLLKQSMATVEE; encoded by the coding sequence ATGTCACAACCGAAACTGCAAGAGTCTGATAAGACTAGACAAGACTATATCTGGTGTTTACTAAGTTCACTGCTCTACCACCTGAACGTCGTCATGCAAACTACCGCCGCCAACGAACTTAAGAGCGAAAGCTTGCAACTGTTGCGAGAGTATCAAAAAAATCCTTCTGCCCAACTTCGAAATCAACTAGTTAAGCTGAATTTAGGATTAGTAAGGAGAGAGGCTCATCATTGGATCAATCAGTGTACAGAAAACTATGAGGATTTGCTTCAAGTTGGCTGCATTGGTTTGATTCGGGCGATCGAGCGGTTTGATATGTCGAAGGGGCATGCCTTTAGCTCCTTTGCGATTCCTTACATTCGGGGTGAGATTCAACATTATTTAAGGGATAGAGGCTCTTCTATTCGCATTCCTCGTCGTTGGCAGGCGCTACAAAAGCAAGCGGCTTGGACAATTCAAAACTTACAAACCCAGCTGAATCGTCAACCGACAGATGCTGAGGTGGCAGCGGGGTTAGAGATTGCAGTCTCAGAGTGGCAAGAAATTAAACTGGCTCTAAAGAACCGTGCACCATTGAGCCTAGATGCCCCAGTACGGGATGAAGATGAGGGCTCAGCTTCCTTAGGAGAGCTGGTTCCTGATAATCAGTATCGTAGTTTTCAGCTGGCTCAAGAAGATCAACTTCGCTTACAGCAGGCGCTACTGCAACTAGAACATCGAACCCGTGAAATCTTGGAGTTTGTTTTTCTGTATGATTTGACTCAAAAGGAAACTGCTGAGCGCTTGGGCATTAGTGCTGTTACGGTTTCTCGTCGGGTGAAAAAAGGATTGCATCTCCTCAAGCAGTCAATGGCGACTGTAGAAGAGTAA
- a CDS encoding DUF3598 family protein, with protein sequence MKSQWECLLQNLGVWQGSFTQLNPNGEVLADTPTLVAFEGINNNQTMRQLVRRFLPSQNGSEELEVQDKVLEYSSLNRGTLFFENGAFSQGSLQLGPFAEFGAELGLIAENRRLRLVQLFNREGNLHQLTLIRETRSGTEAVERPPLQLDDLLGEWQGEAVTIYSDWRSPDTYPTRLKLHQDSADRLIQQLTFGEGDTARILTSTARIDGSILHFDQSAQAVQVLFLPNGASSNCPQHLKVGQPFVLEVGWLIEPCLRQRMVRRYDAQGGWSSLTLVTEQKVSA encoded by the coding sequence ATGAAATCCCAGTGGGAATGCTTGCTACAAAACTTAGGAGTATGGCAGGGGTCGTTCACTCAACTCAACCCTAATGGAGAGGTACTGGCCGATACTCCTACGCTTGTCGCCTTTGAAGGCATTAACAATAATCAAACGATGCGACAGTTAGTGCGCCGCTTTTTGCCTAGTCAAAACGGCTCCGAGGAGCTAGAAGTCCAAGACAAAGTTTTAGAGTATAGCTCTCTCAATCGAGGAACCCTCTTTTTTGAGAATGGGGCGTTTTCCCAAGGCTCTCTTCAGTTAGGACCGTTTGCTGAGTTTGGAGCTGAATTAGGTTTAATTGCTGAAAACCGACGATTGCGTTTGGTGCAGTTGTTTAACCGTGAGGGGAACTTACACCAATTAACTTTGATTCGCGAGACGCGATCTGGAACTGAAGCTGTGGAGCGGCCTCCCCTACAATTAGATGATCTGCTAGGAGAATGGCAGGGAGAAGCGGTAACAATTTATTCAGATTGGCGATCGCCTGATACGTATCCCACCCGCTTAAAACTGCATCAAGACAGTGCGGATCGATTGATACAGCAATTAACGTTTGGGGAAGGAGATACTGCTCGTATCCTCACTTCGACAGCAAGGATTGATGGCTCTATCCTTCATTTCGATCAAAGCGCCCAAGCAGTGCAAGTTCTGTTTTTGCCCAATGGTGCTTCTTCTAATTGTCCTCAGCACCTGAAAGTAGGACAGCCATTTGTCTTGGAGGTGGGTTGGTTGATTGAGCCTTGTCTGCGGCAACGCATGGTTCGTCGCTACGACGCTCAGGGGGGGTGGAGCAGTCTCACGCTAGTGACCGAGCAAAAGGTTTCGGCTTAA
- a CDS encoding SRPBCC family protein has translation MINEFTSNLDPNLSADAEELEAGLDLAIDPALLQAVEVEAVPVEGRKRKISAKVHIPRSAEQVWQVLTNYEALPDFIPNLSKSDRLEHPQGGIRLEQVGTQKLLRFNFSARVVLDLEEIFLQEIRFNMVEGDFNSYSGCWRLEPQMEGDRSGTNLSYTVLVWPKRTMPIGFLERRLQQDLQSNLLAIRRRVEELFR, from the coding sequence GTGATTAATGAATTCACTTCCAACTTAGATCCTAATTTGTCCGCAGATGCCGAAGAGCTAGAAGCAGGACTCGATCTTGCTATTGATCCAGCCCTACTTCAGGCCGTAGAAGTTGAAGCGGTGCCTGTGGAAGGGAGAAAACGAAAAATCTCCGCCAAGGTTCACATTCCACGTTCCGCGGAGCAAGTTTGGCAAGTTTTGACCAACTACGAAGCCCTCCCTGATTTCATCCCTAACCTGAGTAAAAGCGATCGCTTAGAGCATCCTCAAGGGGGAATTCGTTTAGAGCAAGTTGGTACTCAAAAGCTGCTTCGGTTTAACTTTTCAGCGCGAGTTGTTTTAGATCTAGAAGAAATATTCTTGCAAGAAATTCGCTTCAATATGGTTGAAGGAGACTTTAACTCGTACTCAGGTTGCTGGCGACTAGAGCCTCAGATGGAAGGCGATCGCTCAGGCACCAACCTTAGCTATACAGTTTTAGTCTGGCCTAAGCGGACAATGCCTATTGGGTTTCTAGAACGTCGCTTGCAGCAAGATTTGCAATCAAACCTTTTAGCCATTCGGCGTCGGGTAGAAGAGCTATTTAGGTAA